A genomic segment from Pyrodictium occultum encodes:
- a CDS encoding metallophosphoesterase, with translation MIELLPGIETVGDLPAVYVRRLNALVLADTHLGFEEEAAKQGLYVPRIQLLRTLEVLREGLDSTGADWVIFAGDVKHSFSRLLRSEREELSRVFQYLTRERGVRVTIVRGNHDNYLPLVARDYGVELVQELYERGILVIHGHRKPQGGYPGPVEAVIMGHEHPSLRLRDKLGYVAKLPAFLVAPYPPLRARLVVLPAVGQYQTGTTVSLSPDTYLSPILREEVPLGEVKPYVLAEELGVLEFPELALLEDLLAEVEV, from the coding sequence TTGATCGAGCTGCTGCCGGGGATAGAGACCGTCGGCGACCTGCCAGCGGTGTATGTGAGGAGGCTCAACGCGCTTGTGCTCGCCGACACCCACCTGGGCTTCGAGGAGGAGGCGGCCAAGCAGGGCCTCTACGTGCCCAGGATACAGCTGCTCCGCACCCTCGAGGTGCTCCGCGAGGGCCTCGACTCCACCGGCGCCGACTGGGTAATATTCGCCGGTGACGTGAAGCACAGCTTCTCCAGGCTGCTGAGGAGCGAGCGCGAGGAGCTCTCCAGGGTCTTCCAGTACCTGACGAGGGAGAGGGGCGTGAGGGTGACCATCGTGCGGGGGAACCACGACAACTACCTCCCCCTGGTGGCGAGGGACTACGGGGTCGAGCTGGTCCAGGAGCTCTACGAGAGGGGCATCCTGGTGATACATGGGCACCGGAAGCCGCAGGGAGGCTACCCCGGCCCCGTGGAGGCGGTCATCATGGGCCACGAGCACCCCAGCCTGAGGCTCCGAGACAAGCTGGGCTACGTGGCGAAGCTCCCCGCCTTCCTCGTAGCCCCCTACCCGCCCCTCAGGGCGAGGCTAGTGGTGCTCCCCGCGGTGGGCCAGTACCAGACCGGCACAACAGTCTCCCTCAGCCCCGACACCTACCTCTCACCCATCCTCCGCGAGGAGGTGCCCCTGGGGGAGGTTAAGCCCTACGTGCTCGCAGAGGAGCTGGGCGTCCTCGAGTTCCCCGAGCTCGCCCTCCTCGAGGACCTCCTGGCAGAGGTGGAGGTCTAG
- a CDS encoding MarR family transcriptional regulator → MAGGEMGAADTGGGLTPSQAAVLLAVYRGVDRVEELARALRLPRETVEDIVGELEAMGMLEEYRSGLIFKRRRLRLTRRGLDAVPEAMRLMEHAAQAAKRLVEARLARQEARRLEAPADAGLPEEELLAIAPLLPMLGLLSAAEALMLLDLLSGLDAGGAGGGG, encoded by the coding sequence ATGGCTGGTGGGGAGATGGGCGCCGCGGACACCGGCGGGGGCCTGACGCCCAGCCAGGCGGCGGTGCTGCTAGCGGTCTACCGCGGCGTTGACAGGGTTGAGGAGCTAGCGAGGGCTCTGCGGCTCCCGCGGGAGACTGTGGAGGATATAGTAGGGGAGCTCGAGGCCATGGGCATGCTGGAGGAGTACAGGTCCGGGCTCATATTCAAGAGGAGGAGGCTCCGCCTGACCCGTAGGGGGCTCGACGCGGTCCCCGAGGCGATGAGGCTCATGGAGCACGCCGCCCAGGCGGCCAAGAGGCTCGTCGAGGCCAGGCTCGCCCGCCAGGAAGCCCGGCGCCTGGAGGCCCCGGCGGACGCCGGGCTCCCTGAGGAGGAGCTGCTGGCCATCGCGCCCCTCCTCCCGATGCTGGGCCTGCTCTCAGCGGCCGAGGCCCTGATGCTCCTAGACCTGCTCTCCGGCCTGGACGCCGGCGGCGCGGGCGGCGGGGGCTAG